AAAGTGCATCATAGATACTAAGGGAAACCTCAGGGGAGTTAAGATAAAAAAGTGttaaagatttggttgctatttctagtgtttTGAGAAGCTTACAGATCAGAGGTTCTCAATAGGGATCcagataagattttgttgttaaaaatttgtgtgcaatcatcatcatcgtttaacgtccgctttccatgctagcatgggttggacgatttgactgaggactggtgaaccagatggctgcaccaggctccaatctgatctggcagagtttctacagctggatgcctttcctaacgccaaccactccgagagtgtagtgggtgcttttacatgccaccggcacaaaggccagtccggtggtactggcaacggccacgctcaaaatggtgtgttttacataccacctgcataggagccagtccagcggcactggcaacgatctcactcgaatgtctttacacgtgccaggaaggcgacgctgggcacaggtgccatcacaacttcgctttcgcttgccccaacaggtcttcgcaagccaagtttcatgtccaatgaaggaaacttccacaatacacaaaatgttaattgtttatatatttcctaataatatttaattctaaaaatataataggatttttttaaaccttAAATAACTATGAGGTTTCACCAGAATGAGTATCAATGGGTTCCataggtgaaaaatggttgaggaccATAGAGGTTCCTTTTGTTAttggtattttcaaaataattctgtagaattaatttttcttgttgttgccaGGTCCATTTGCTCAAGTGCATCAGTTGTGATAAACAGTTTGAAAGTAAAGATGCATTAATGCTACACATACATTCAAGTGGACACAGCCAACAAATACCCAGGTCCAACATGTGGATGCAACCACAGTGAGTAGAAAAGACACCAAAAACCTCTACATTTCTCATAAAACTTAATTAAATTCATtcactgtatttgatggcatcaaagacacacagacatacaagatACATCCCTGATTTCGGCCAAACAGTTTTGTGATTGAATTAACTCATTTGGTATTtcaaccagccatatccaaccccaatattgtatctgttttaggttcaaactggccagatccagcctttcatacCTATCCTGGgatgttgttctaaaaataaacaatcacatcatcgaaatctttaatgtttaattaattgaaaacaaattgaataaataGGTATTGCATTTgagagaataatttgaatgctaaaggtttaaagcaTGTAATGTTGGCCCAACTTTGCAACAGAGAACATCAGGAGATATTTTGGAGCCATTATTtttgtacaaatataaaaaaaaaatgccatcaaATTAgtgtatgaaattaaattttccttttgtttgtgtTGATGCTTCTAATTGATTAAGTTTCAAGTCAACTTCAAATGAACATTCTCTACAGCAGGACACCTACCCCACCCCCAGCTAAAGACGTCTTTTGTTTTGCACTCAGTGACCCTgtccagtgctggtaccacacaaaaagcacccagtccacctttgtaaagcggttggtgtgaggaaggacatccaaccacagaaactctaccaaaacagacaatagggCCTGATGCAGCCCCCGGTCTAACtaactccagtcaaactgtccacccatgccagcacagaaaatagatgttactgatgatgaatataggagcactctgtcggttacgacgacgacgagggtcccagctgatgtgatcaacagaacagcttgctcgtgaaattaatgtgcaagtggctgagcactccacagacacgtgtacccttaatgtatttctcagggagattcagcatgacaaggctggttctttgaaatacaagtaccactcatttttgccagctgagtggactggagcaacgtgaaataaagtcttgctcaaggacacaatgcttcaccaggaattgaactcacaaccttacgatcgtgagccgaatgccctaaccactataCCACACACCTCCACTGATGATGAATATACTACTAAGTAAAGAATTCTTTGTGTTTACCAAATGCTATAACTTAActgctggctctaaattctagAGATTAAGCTAAGGTTGAACTTGGAATTTCtctgtttctaatatttttttctctgtatccTTAAGTAAATTAGTAATTAAAAGTATTCTAAGCATGATTATCTCTTCTTCTCTTGTATATTTAGGGACtccaaaacagtaaaaaaaacaaaaccatgccaaaagagacattggagcttgaagtcctctggcttgccaactcctgtcaaaccgtccaacccatgccagcatgggaaacaggcattaaatgacaatgatgacttgTCTTGCTTTTAAAATGATAGGGTGTCATTTCTAAGAAATCTATTTCTGGCAGTTCAAGTATGGGAAGAACTCTCGTTTGTCTAATTGCATCCACAAGTATCCACATGTAAGTGAATGGAGCAGCTGAAGACAAAGGGAAAGTGTATGATGGATCATCAGAGTTCATAATATAACAAGGAGTACTTAACATTTCTGAAAGCCACtcaaaatttctatttaatatttcaaGTTCACTTTGCTTGTAATCAAGAATTAATATCTTGTAGCATCACACTTCTGAAACCTTCATCTTATAcagttgtatgtttgtgtaaatattcaaACCAACCAAATCATCCTGTCATAATTGAAAttctatcaaaaaaaaaagaattatcagATACTGACCCCCCACAAGATTACTAGTTTgtgaaatgcaaaacaaataagttttaaccctttcgttactgtatttattttgagatgatctgtatttctttcagttaattttaaatacaacaaagaatttagtaaaataacttagttatcattcagctagtgttaggaacataaatgtGGAAGATCTTAATTTGAAACTTATGAAACGAAGACATTAATACTCAGAGCCAGAACTGGGTTGGTAACGAATGGGTTAAGGGATTGTATATGTCCACAAATTTATAGTTAACTTATTCTGTAAAAATCATCTGCTATTTCTCCATTTTAACAGGTACTATTTCCCAACATATGAAAATGACAACCTGTTATGTCAGTTAATGGATAATACAATTCCTGAAGCTAACAACAGTGGAATGTCAGAAGACTGTGATTTCAAACCAGAGAACTTCTTACCTGAATGTATATTGAAGGAAATCCTCTCAATTGATTGACAAAACAGCCCAACTCGATCACACCAAACacaattagaaataatgaaaccaacaaaaaggaaaaatttctaaaaatttgattttatttgttaCAATCTGACTCAGCACCTCATCtttattttgtccgtctttctgATATAGAAAATACTGCTGCAGTTGTTATCAATCAACAACAGACGATGACATCAAGGCAGTGTTTAAAGGTATCTAAGGCAGCAGATGAAGTCCATCAGCttcattgttttatattctgCTACATTAGCACTGAATGCTGTCCAGGAGTGAGTGAAGGCTTTCAGTCAGCACAGAATtgactgatttctttttttactttaaattgaAAAGCTAACTTATTGGCAATTTTTGTTGCAAGAAATAGTAATTGATCCCAACAATAAATTTGCACATTTTGTTTGTTCGGCTCTTtgctttcagatattttttttttaataattttactttcTAAAGCTCACTTTCTCTCCCATTTTAGCTTCAAGTAATCTTTAAATTACCGAATGAACACaaagtatatttattgttttatggtCTTGCTGCTTCAACAACAGGACCATAAAAGATAAACTTTCGTTTAGGTAGAACTTGGGCCCGGCAGCACAAAGTTAAATTTTTAAGACAACTTGGAAGAAAGATTTTaccattgttaaaaaaaaaaaaattggtcatGTTATTTGAAACCCCCCCTCCCAAATCAATGTAACTGACCAGATTTCTTTGAAAAACAGGGaaatggattttatttttttaaaatcttcatttctctttcttttagaATGAAATGTTGTCTTCATATTTCATTAACTTGTCCCAGGTGTGCCATGTTACTACTAAAAGTGTTCAGTTTAAAGCCACCCAGGGACAATCATGTGATTTGCTTTGACATTGTCAATGCAAGTTGTGTGTGGTTTGGGTTTCCAATCATCAGCTGAAGATCATCTCTCTTGGACAAAAACAGTATCTTGAGGGAAAAGACCAGCATCTTTCAGAGAAAGATTTCTGTCGTAAGTTGATAATTTTCTACGAGGGAAGTTAGTAATtagttcatatttttcatttgaatatcCTTTCTCTTTTACGTATTCTTCAAGAGcctaaatgaaaaagaaaacaaatcatcatcacaaaaataaaagcaatccaTTTCCCCACAAAATCATCTcttaacgttcactttccatgctggcatgggttggacggtttgactggaaagccaggaggcggcaccaggatccaatctgatctggcagtgtttctacagctggatgcccttcctaacgccaaccactccaggagtgtagtggttgctttttacatgccaatggcacaggagccagttggggggcactggcattgactgACGCTTGGTCCCTATTAATTAGTGTCACCTGTCTTATGCACCTGTTGCCCTCCACCCCCTTTTTCCTTTACCTTTTCCTCCATATAGATTTTTTAACCATCAACCACATCTTCTCCCTAGTACATCATTCGCCTCACACTCCTATGAACGTGCCCACCCTTCTCAGTCCAGTCCATATTTTCCCCACCTCTTCTCACTTTCTTGTCCCATGAGAGAATATTCTTAGCACCTTGTCACCaacatctttatcttctttccatCTCCACCCACCAACCCTTATATATGCCAaaatagccatgtatctcctctatagaaAGAGGCCTGTTCCAGTCCCTcaatcatactttagcctctcaaaaCCACTCCCCTCCCTACCGcagccccaccccaccccaccccgtcttgtcagttacttggtgacttcactaatatccagtacattctgtaaagtggttggtgttaagaaggccatcctgctatagaaaccatgacaaagcagGGCATTGCCCTCAACACAATTTTCTGGCTCCTTGGATCCTATTTAACTTCCCAATCCACAACACAATGGAAGAGACAGATGGTAAACGATGGTGATGTGTCCTCCCTGTTCCTACTATCTTCAACaattagctggcaaaaatgttagcaggccaggcaaaatgcttagcagtatttcgtctctctctacattctgagttcaaattctgccaaggttgactttacttttcatcttttcggggtcgataaattaagtaccagttgtgtactggggtcgatttaattgacccaccaccaccaaaaaaaaaaaaaaatccaagccttttgcctagattagaaaaggaATTAGTAAAAAAAACACCGAAATGGTATAAAAGGAAAGTGCTTTCCTCTACAAAGAGGTTCTGTCAAAACATTTCATAACCAAGAGAGATTTATCTTCTGATATAGATTACAGAATATAAAAATCATTGGTGGATTGGCAATCGATACATTCTATAAAGTGAGTGACATTAGGAAGGGGCATCaaggtgtagaaaccatgccgtatcagagcctggtgcagcttctgtcaaaccgtccaacccataccagcatggaaggaggatgttaaatgatggacGACAATAACAAACATACCAAGAGGAGGATTAAGTTTCACTTACCAACAATGGTGACGTACAAGGAAGTGATAACTGTTGTTTGTTGCCATCAGGAAACCTAATCATTAGATTTGTGACaggatctaaaaaaaaaagcaaggaaatTAAACACATTCGTAAAAACCAAAAGTAATTAATGATAATTGGCAACATGATTCTCATCAATCACTTCTAAAAGGAAATGATTCAAATTAAagcactatttaaaaaaaaaatttttttttttttaaagtaacatTTAAAACAATCATCAATTAATTTATAAACTAATATTTTTCTGTGTAATCAAACAAACTACAGCCACAAATAGAATAATTTTGCTTacaagcacaggagtggctatgtggtaagaagcttggttcccaaccacatggttccgagttcagtaccactgcgtggcaccttggacaagtgtcttctattacagactgaccaaaggcttgtggaaactgaaagaagcccatcgtatatatgtgtctgtgttagttTTGCCCCTACCCCATTGCTTGGCAATCAATGgcgtgtttatgtcaccgtaacttagcagttcagcaaaggagattaatagaataaatactaggcttacaaaaggcaagtcctggagtcgatctgttcgacaaaagacggtgctccagcatggccacagtcaaatgattgaaacaagtaaaagaataaagacagaTATCCACCCCTCCTAAATACAGTGACActcatttcttttaattcttttactcctttacttgtctcagtcatttgactgtggccatgctggagcaccgcctttagtcaagcaaatcgaccccaggacttattctttgtaagccttatacttatactatcagtctcttttgctgaactgccaagttacggggatgtaaacacaccaacttcagttatcaaatgatggtggggtgacaaacacacacatatagatgggcttctttcagtttccgtctaccaaatccactcacaaggatttggttagccCCGAgccaatagtagaagacacttgcccaaggtgccacgcagtgggactgaaccaagaaccatgtgattggtaagcaaactacttaccacgcagccatttTCTTTCAACATGTCAATCATTTAATACAGCATAGtaataattctctttctctcatatatagaCAGTTGTCTTTCGTGCTGCCAAACCACCTGGCGTCCAtataaagttttcttgttaaaatttatgtgcaataaattgcttatatatctatgatacaccaagcatttcaacatttaaaaaaaaaaatacctaataggaatttttaaacatcaaatggctgtgaTGGTCCATCCCAGTAAAACAGGAATTAAAAAATGATGGTGACCCACGAGGTTGGACTAATATACAACTTCAACATTTTATCATTTCTGAATACTCTAAGGTGGTTGGCTGGTTGTTGTTAGCAAAGCAGATAAAATACTTCACAGCAGTTTTTGTCtcaatctttacattctcagttcaaatcacacccaaatcaactttgctttccagggtgaataaattaaaataccagctgagtaatggtgtcaatgtaattgactttcccctctcgccctaaaattgctggccttgtgctaaaatctgaaacatTTCTGAATATTCCAAGTTGCAACCACTGATAAAAGTCATTTTCTGGCTGGAACAAATTTCTCAGCTgatcatggaaagcagatgttaaccctttcattaccatatttattttgagatgcactgtgcttctttcaattaattttaaatataacaaagaatttagtaaaatgacttagttatcattaagctagtgttaggaacataaattgtgactacgatttggtggaagattttaatttaaaacttatgaaaacaaaacatttgtacaacAGAGCCAGAGGAGAGGTTTCAGCCAgattggtaacaaaaggattaaaaaacaACGATGATTCAAGCCATTAAGTGTAATCTGGCCAAGACACAACCATCTTCAGGTTTTAACTGAAACCAACAAACACCAAACAACATCGTACTTACCATCTTTAGAACCTAGATATGCcttccaactactactactggctGTGCCATCTTGTTTgcttgatgctgttgttgatgccgTTGTTGTGGCTGTTGACTGTTTACTGGAACATGGTAATTCAGTGGTTTGTGAAGATGAAAAGATGGGTGATTTCAAAGTAGTTAAACTCTTATAAACTGTGGCACTGGAGCTCGAAGACTGAGTACACGGCACACGTTTTGATTTGTTCTTAGATTCGGATACTTTTTCTAATTTAGAAAGCAAGTTTGAGCTGCCATGCGACTTTCTTTCAGATGTTTTAATCCGTTTGACTGGAGATGGTACGCTCTCCTCTTCTGAGCCAGTAAAGGTCTCCAAATCAATGTCGTATTCTGACTCTGAACCCTCAGATTCCGAAGAATGTGCATCTTGTTCCAGAGATGCTTTGATTGCTGCTTGCATTTGAGCATCTTCGCTTGCATCCACAATACTCATTTCCTGGCAACAAAAAGTATTGCAATTGAATTAGTGAAAACATCTACAATTGTAAAGcatctttattcttttgcttgtttcagtcatttgactgcagccatgctgaagcaccgcctttagtcaagcaaattgactccaagatttattctttgtaagcctagaacttattctatcggtgtcttttgctgaactgctaagttacgggggccaTAAACACACNNNNNNNNNNggggggggggggacaaaacacagacacacgaacacatacatacatatgatgggcttctttcagtttccgtctatcaaatccactcacaaggctttggttggatgcccttcctaatgcccactgctttttttcatgccactggttCGGGTGCTTTTTAAGCAACACCAGAATGGACAGGCCTGCATGTGTGGAAGACAGCCCttttacttagtttgacatgtcgtatcaagtacagcaaattgccacatctccCGGTCCTTAGTCAAGTTGGATAGTTTCAACTAATCTGATAGGTacaaagactgcatcatgctccattgtctgctttgaccgggtttctattgctggatacccagtccttacaccaaccactttccagGTACATGACAACAACACAATTAAGTAATGAACCCTGAGAGAGGTAGCTTAACCCactaagtcccactgtcctataaataggataTTAAATAAGCCATGTCATTGTTCTAGTGTTCTATTTATAggacactgtcatcatcatcattgtttaatgtccgttttctatgctggcatgggttggacagtttgattgaggtcaggaaagccagtggctgcaccaggctccaatctgatcagtttttctacagctggatgcccttcctaacgccaaccactccgagagtgtagtgggtgctttttacatgccaccgacacaggagccagtcatgcAGGCCTAGCATCGATCaggtttggatagtgctttttacatgccaccagcatggaagccagtcaggcggtcctggcatcgaccatgttcagatgatactttttatgtgccgccagtcaaggggcactagccacagctacgatattggttttgcttgactcaacaggtcttctcaagcatatcatatcacccaacACATTAGGGGTACTCTCAACTGGGCTGGACATGTATGGCTGTGATCTCattttagttgccaggtcttcttaaTCACAGAATATCTCCAAAGGtgtcggtctcctgtcattgcctctgtgaggcccaatgttcaaagaccatgtttcaccacctcatctatgtcttcctgggtctatctcttccacaagttccttccagttagggagtggcacctcttcacacagctgtcctcatccatacgtaacacatgaccataccagcacagtcatctctctctttgtgtatttccatttctacttgaagtaagagttttaataattgattttttttcattttaacttattttcaatcatctgtgaaaatttgaaagtaatattcagatacattatttacatttgacggatatttgtcctcatcttgtttgttgttaacacaacgtttcggctgatatagccaccagccttcatcaggtatcttggggaaatttcgaacctgggttctcattcctaaggtatttttcaatattgttatcattattcaggtcactgcctggaattgaacttggaatcttggggttagtagcccatgctcttaaccaatttgccatatgcccacgggcatatgacagtgacctgaataatactaatattgaaaaataccttaggaatgagaccccaagttcaaaatttcccccaagacacctgatgaaggctggagagtgtatcagccgaaacgtgttaacaataaaaaaggtgaggacaaatatccgtcaaatgtaaataatgtacatgattcctcatctcttaaatatagaactgtaatattgaGATATTTATGTACTCTGAGACTTAATAGATGAATGGTAGGAGATGAGACACTTAAGTATGAGAGCGAAAGAGCCAGAGTAGAACACATTTCTTGCTACAAAGGGAGCCACATGGCTACTCATACTTTAGAAAAGAGGGTGATTGGGATGGAGCAAGGaatcaatagaaataacaatgacaagCATCTGTGTGGACCTTCAAGGTATAAGGTGAACAGAAGAAAAAGGGAGCAGAACTGGAAGGTTCTAGGGTGGATGTCTAATTCTTTTAAGATtgaaaatttactttttttttttttttttNNNNNNNNNNtttttttttttttttttgcattcctgGACAGCTTCATAACATTCAACCACATACagctttaacttgtttcagttgttatactgcagccatgctggagcacctcagtacgatttttttttttaagtaccaGTACTTGTAGAACTGCTAAATCGTGTGAtcataaacacacagacgcagagatacgtgtgtgtacatgttgggcttctttcagtttctgtctaccaaatccactcgcaaggcttttgtcagcccaaagctatcgcagaagacacttgcccaaggtgccatgcagtgggactgaacctggaaccatgtggttgggaagcaagcttcttaccacacagccatgcctatgcctctatgaaaactattttttttagGAAGTaatgtactttttaaaaaaaacccaatatgATACATTGAATTACATGGCACAATCTGGTTGACTGTATGACAATTTTCCTTTCCCTGGTGGCAGGCTTTTCATCTGGAATGCCACATGATGTGACACCTCCAGTGGCAACTTGGTGTGTTCAGCTACCACCCCAGGCTCCACTGATTGTCAGGCCAAGAAGAGAAAACTGTCAAATATCGGTGACTCTGTGACAGGTTTGTGGTGGTCAAGCCAGTGGCAATGGAAACCACTGGCATTCTTGGACCCCGTACCACATTTCTGctcactatcatcatttaatatccgccttccattctggcatgggttggacggtttgacaagagctggccaggcagaagactgtaccacacttctgtgtctgttttggcacacttttcacagctggacacccttcctaacaccaaccacccagaaGAATGCACTACAGGGATAATTGTCTGACAAGCCTTTTTAGATATTGTTCTGCTATGAGGAAGACGATAGATATAATGATTTAGGCAAAGCCTCACATATCATTTCCATAAGAAATAGCTTCTACATAAGGTAAGGTTGACAATGAATCAATaggaacttgtgtgtgtgtgtgctttatatagAATTCTGAACTTACCTGTTTTGAAGACTTATGTGGAGGGCTGACACTGCCATCTAAGGATGGGTGGAGGGATAAAAATTCAGCtgctacaaaagaaaacaacagagtATAAGTTTAGCACCATATAGTGGTGGTCATAACAATTCAACTAGaacaaccactacaaccattaAGTTTCCTCAACGCAGCTGCACTGGTGTCAGGAGTGATTGCAGCTACTTTATATTAATTtgcggtcatgctgaagcaccgcctttaatcaaactaatcgatcccaggacttattctttgtaaacctaatacttattctgtcagtctcttttgccgaaccattagattatggggacgtaaacacagacacacacatgtatacaacaagcttctttcagtttccgtctatctaccaaatccactcacaaggctttggttagcccgaggctatagcagaagacatttgcctaaagtgccatgcagtgggactgaacctggaaccatgtggtttggaagcaagctacttaccacacaaccacagaaGATATATTTGTTGAGCCTTTTTGAAAAGTCTATCTAACATTAATAAATGTAGGATTCCAAACAAAAGGGTCCAGCTAATGTGGAGGaaaattacattgtttttttCCGTGTGTATTTCCTCCATAGGAGTTAATAAAAGACTAGGATGAATTCTACTTTATTGGCACCAAATTTCCTTTCTTGGTCAGAACTATTTATACTGGTATAAGATTGCAGACCCCAACACATCTCTAACACCACctatttctttctatctccccCCTTCCTACTACTGCTAAGTGGCCCAGTAGCTCCTCTATACTAAGACAACTATCTCTCTGCACCTCTGTTATACCCTAACCTCTTGCTGGTACACAGCTACTTCCTTCAGTTGAGGGAAGGACTGGAACCGAAGGAAGTGGCAATTCATCCAACGGGTTCAAAGCATTATCGGTGGTGATCCAGAAAGTCAATTGAGAGTCACCAACTTCAGATATCAGAGTGGACTATCAGAACTGTGGTGCACGAGAACATTCAAGTTGGATGTACTAAGGAGAATCCTATTCATATTTGCGAAAACACAGGAGAACTATTTAATCCTCCATGCCAAGTGGTTACTTAATGTCAAAAACCCTCACAAATATGTTTTGGTTCTTCTCCGAatagaaaaactttgaccaagacAAAAAATTCTAAACAGGAGAAATGAAAGGTGGTTCTGTGCATCCCTAGAGAGATGTACACTAAGTTTCCAGCAATTGTAACGGTTATATCATGTCCCCTCATATCTTAGAATTACTGCTGCTGGATACACTGAAGTGCTAGAGATAATTGTTAAACCCTGGATGAAGTACACAGTGGAAGGCTATATGTGCTTCAATAAAACTGTTTCACAAAGCCTGTGTAACTCAAAAATGGATGTCGGACAATCTTTACAATGATCTAACACCAGACTTGTATTCTCTAACCCTTTCATtgctatatttctgaccaaaatacatccctcatgagtttcaattaaattctaaaataatcatgaatttagactactGTAACTTTTTttacttatcaacatattaatgtgatatttggaacataattaaagaaagagttcttaatcaattctattgcataacttttgtctcaaagtgattctaattacaggtaaactgagtaaaatgtaaaaatatttaaattttgtttaaacattaccatagaaaatgaatcatcagctaatattcaattgggtatgcaacaaaattttgatatagaaGAATTGTGCACATCACTAGATTAGCAGTTGAATTTAATGCACAACAGAACAGGGGTACCATAAAGGTGAAATAGACTGAAATACTGGAATCCACTTAAATCCACTGCAAGTTTGACTGAGCTAAAAAAACTCtgtcaaaaaataatatatggccctggttatggtatggaagtgataaattccagaccacatTGTACCCTAGGTCATACTGACTAACATTATTTTCCCTGTATAAAAACTAAATCcacagcagtacccagtatttg
This region of Octopus bimaculoides isolate UCB-OBI-ISO-001 chromosome 6, ASM119413v2, whole genome shotgun sequence genomic DNA includes:
- the LOC106870443 gene encoding UBX domain-containing protein 7 isoform X3 — protein: MIEACNGDLQMAVEMHMDGNTSIMLPNSEKGSTSTKSSISNNTDDVRAPIPQKREILVEDAPVFVQKMMNADSIGFRGRRPAKSVFDGFRDFQAEARQQEEMLHRSSTITSKHQTLEDLFRPPIDLIFKGTFASAREEGTNQNRWLMVNIQNVQEFACQTLNRDVWSNSAVRNIVKEHFILWQVYHDSEEGRKYMQFYKVNIWPYIAILDPQTGEKLVEWNKLDHSKFCEYAAEFLSLHPSLDGSVSPPHKSSKQEMSIVDASEDAQMQAAIKASLEQDAHSSESEGSESEYDIDLETFTGSEEESVPSPVKRIKTSERKSHGSSNLLSKLEKVSESKNKSKRVPCTQSSSSSATVYKSLTTLKSPIFSSSQTTELPCSSKQSTATTTASTTASSKQDGTASSSSWKAYLGSKDDPVTNLMIRFPDGNKQQLSLPCTSPLLALEEYVKEKGYSNEKYELITNFPRRKLSTYDRNLSLKDAGLFPQDTVFVQER
- the LOC106870443 gene encoding UBX domain-containing protein 7 isoform X2; the protein is MAARGKKKIVSATVDHFCSITGVTADVGERMIEACNGDLQMAVEMHMDGNTSIMLPNSEKGSTSTKSSISNNTDDVRAPIPQKREILVEDAPVFGFRGRRPAKSVFDGFRDFQAEARQQEEMLHRSSTITSKHQTLEDLFRPPIDLIFKGTFASAREEGTNQNRWLMVNIQNVQEFACQTLNRDVWSNSAVRNIVKEHFILWQVYHDSEEGRKYMQFYKVNIWPYIAILDPQTGEKLVEWNKLDHSKFCEYAAEFLSLHPSLDGSVSPPHKSSKQEMSIVDASEDAQMQAAIKASLEQDAHSSESEGSESEYDIDLETFTGSEEESVPSPVKRIKTSERKSHGSSNLLSKLEKVSESKNKSKRVPCTQSSSSSATVYKSLTTLKSPIFSSSQTTELPCSSKQSTATTTASTTASSKQDGTASSSSWKAYLGSKDDPVTNLMIRFPDGNKQQLSLPCTSPLLALEEYVKEKGYSNEKYELITNFPRRKLSTYDRNLSLKDAGLFPQDTVFVQER
- the LOC106870443 gene encoding UBX domain-containing protein 7 isoform X1, with amino-acid sequence MAARGKKKIVSATVDHFCSITGVTADVGERMIEACNGDLQMAVEMHMDGNTSIMLPNSEKGSTSTKSSISNNTDDVRAPIPQKREILVEDAPVFVQKMMNADSIGFRGRRPAKSVFDGFRDFQAEARQQEEMLHRSSTITSKHQTLEDLFRPPIDLIFKGTFASAREEGTNQNRWLMVNIQNVQEFACQTLNRDVWSNSAVRNIVKEHFILWQVYHDSEEGRKYMQFYKVNIWPYIAILDPQTGEKLVEWNKLDHSKFCEYAAEFLSLHPSLDGSVSPPHKSSKQEMSIVDASEDAQMQAAIKASLEQDAHSSESEGSESEYDIDLETFTGSEEESVPSPVKRIKTSERKSHGSSNLLSKLEKVSESKNKSKRVPCTQSSSSSATVYKSLTTLKSPIFSSSQTTELPCSSKQSTATTTASTTASSKQDGTASSSSWKAYLGSKDDPVTNLMIRFPDGNKQQLSLPCTSPLLALEEYVKEKGYSNEKYELITNFPRRKLSTYDRNLSLKDAGLFPQDTVFVQER